The following are from one region of the Merismopedia glauca CCAP 1448/3 genome:
- a CDS encoding HAD hydrolase-like protein, with product MTTSQLSPDPQIIIFDFDGTIADTFDTVVNIGNNLAIEYGYRKFEFEDIIKFRNFTSREVIQKCGVSLFQLPFLLKQVKKRLNSQIKYLMPIPGMKEVLLELDRQGHTLGIITSNSPDNVNIFLEKNDLKSAFSFIISGSTLFGKHRIINNCLKTYHFN from the coding sequence ATGACAACTAGTCAACTTTCGCCAGATCCCCAAATCATTATTTTTGATTTCGATGGTACTATTGCAGATACCTTCGATACAGTAGTAAATATTGGTAATAATTTGGCGATAGAATATGGCTATAGAAAATTTGAGTTTGAAGATATTATCAAATTTAGAAATTTCACTTCTAGAGAAGTAATTCAAAAGTGTGGTGTATCTTTATTTCAATTACCTTTTCTGCTCAAGCAAGTCAAAAAAAGGTTAAATAGTCAGATTAAATATCTCATGCCAATTCCTGGAATGAAAGAAGTTCTCTTAGAACTCGATCGCCAAGGGCATACATTAGGAATTATTACTTCTAACTCTCCAGATAATGTTAATATTTTCTTGGAAAAGAACGATTTAAAATCGGCGTTTAGTTTTATTATTTCGGGAAGTACTCTATTTGGTAAACACCGAATAATTAATAACTGTTTGAAAACCTATCATTTCAAC
- the queG gene encoding tRNA epoxyqueuosine(34) reductase QueG, protein MKQKALEIGFHKVGIAAIDVSRQNEAANYLQNWLELGYQGDMEWMQNPKRQDIYLTMPQVSSVIAVALNYYTPHQRLEGEEYAKISRYGWGRDYHKIMHKKLKFLCSWLEDRGEGILTKYYADTGPISDKFWAQQAGLGWVAKNGNLITREYGSWVFLGEVLTNLELTDDTPHTQHCGSCTRCLEACPTGAITSPYVVDANRCIAYHTIENREEKLPEDITPHLSGWVAGCDICQDVCPWNQRFSQPTNVREFEPYPENLAPKLIELAEISEEKWHQQFTASALRRIKPEMWQRNAKANLKNLDK, encoded by the coding sequence ATCAAACAGAAAGCTTTAGAAATAGGCTTTCATAAAGTAGGAATTGCAGCGATCGATGTTAGCCGCCAAAACGAAGCGGCAAATTACTTACAAAATTGGCTAGAATTAGGATATCAGGGTGACATGGAGTGGATGCAAAATCCTAAACGTCAAGATATTTATCTAACCATGCCACAAGTTAGCTCGGTAATTGCTGTTGCTCTCAATTATTACACCCCTCATCAACGGCTTGAAGGTGAAGAATATGCCAAAATTTCTCGTTATGGGTGGGGGAGAGACTACCACAAAATCATGCACAAAAAACTTAAATTTTTGTGTAGTTGGTTAGAGGATCGAGGAGAGGGAATTTTAACTAAATACTATGCCGATACAGGACCTATTAGTGATAAGTTTTGGGCACAACAAGCAGGTTTAGGATGGGTAGCTAAAAATGGAAATCTGATTACGCGAGAATATGGTTCTTGGGTATTTTTAGGGGAGGTATTAACTAACTTAGAATTAACTGATGACACTCCTCATACTCAACATTGTGGTAGTTGTACTCGGTGTCTAGAAGCTTGTCCTACAGGGGCAATTACCAGCCCATATGTAGTAGATGCTAATCGCTGTATAGCTTATCATACGATCGAAAACCGAGAGGAAAAATTACCTGAAGATATTACACCGCATTTATCTGGATGGGTAGCAGGATGTGACATTTGTCAAGATGTTTGCCCTTGGAATCAAAGATTTTCTCAGCCAACTAATGTCAGGGAATTTGAACCTTACCCAGAGAATTTGGCACCCAAGCTGATAGAATTAGCAGAGATTTCTGAAGAGAAATGGCATCAGCAATTCACTGCATCAGCATTGAGGCGGATTAAACCAGAAATGTGGCAGCGCAATGCTAAAGCTAATCTGAAAAATTTAGATAAGTAG